From a region of the Impatiens glandulifera chromosome 4, dImpGla2.1, whole genome shotgun sequence genome:
- the LOC124936309 gene encoding uncharacterized protein LOC124936309, with translation MMNRCVYQQSVCEEMSASALNALVCPKPRRIVTLNSSTNGQIKPPRYQTSHQLKAAEVEGGNELFDFILPKGNFGSGVASSPPYFYGSPPSRTSNPITQDTRFVNNMYSSSPLSSPAQTMLATSPSSCGRMKFVHKPAAKRVEGFDCLSRDLDNCSISAVA, from the exons atgatgaatcGCTGCGTCTATCAACAGTCCGTTTGCGAAGAGATGAGCGCTTCTGCTTTGAACGCACTAGTTTGCCCTAAACCTCGTCGCATCGTCACTCTAAATTCATCCACTAATGGACAGATCAAACCTCCGAGATATCAAACTAG TCATCAATTGAAGGCGGCTGAGGTTGAAGGAGGAAACGAGCTTTTTGATTTTATTCTCCCTAAG GGAAATTTTGGTTCTGGAGTGGCTTCATCGCCACCATATTTTTACGGATCTCCTCCAAGCAGGACTTCCAATCCAATAACACAAGATACTCGATTTGTCAATAACATGTATAGTAGTAGTCCATTATCATCCCCTGCACAAACAATGCTTGCAACATCACCATCTTCGTGTGGACGAATGAAATTTGTGCACAAACCGGCTGCCAAAAGGGTTGAGGGGTTCGATTGCTTGAGCCGAGATCTCGACAATTGCAGCATTTCAGCTGTAGCTTGA
- the LOC124936618 gene encoding uncharacterized protein LOC124936618: MQCCHETYGKLFYNVSTFLFMFFLFIYFASFFLAKLFFICGAPIFRRKRDEYSNDVFHREEVEEEEEKEEGQWYFHDDCMERNYVFEEEEGKIKEPSDDDFNESFGSPCSQFDEVEPKISVTISDSTSYNDDTTIHKKEKKEKGKFTRDENFLIFAPPKMETKKLVGEKDAIDIQVGQSSSSSRRSCPKWESYAMFKKYDEEMLLLDKISAQKLHQTESLRSIHSCPRSLSERITNKLALKKKDSPSNYFVDPYHELEAVYVAQICLTWEALSWYYIYFHRIRVSRRAYDPGCHGGIAQQFQQFQVLLQRYNETEPFERGRRPEIYARVRILIPQLLQVPKYGDTSNDKEGEVTFGSRVSSISFLVIMEEAIRTFMKFLEADKESHNKILSGFFKRKSRGSIDPTRLPRLKKINKWKKVKIEELTRVGSNFLRRKKEKGCEEKLEVLMAHIDLKLVSRVLRMEKLSEDQLQWCEDKISKIEVVDGNLRRDPSPLFFPSH; the protein is encoded by the exons ATGCAATGCTGCCATGAAACCTATGGCAAGCTCTTCTACAATGTCTCAACCTTCTTGTTCATGTTCTTCCTCTTCATCTATTTCGCATCCTTTTTTCTTGCTAAACTCTTCTTCATTTGCGGAGCTCCAATCTTTCGAAG AAAACGAGATGAGTATTCAAATGATGTGTTTCACCGCGAAGAGGTTgaggaggaggaagagaaagaagaaggacAATGGTATTTTCACGACGATTGCATGGAGAGGAATTATGTTTTCGAGGAGGAAGAAGGGAAGATTAAAGAGCCATCGGATGATGATTTTAATGAGAGTTTCGGCTCGCCATGTTCACAATTTGATGAGGTTGAACCGAAGATATCTGTTACTATTTCAGATTCCACTTCTTATAATGACG ATACCACGATTCAcaagaaggaaaaaaaagagAAGGGAAAATTTACGCGTGacgaaaattttctaatttttgcaCCACCCAAGATGGAAACAAAGAAACTTGTTGGAGAAAAAGATGCTATAGATATTCAAGTTGGTCAGTCTTCCTCTTCGTCGCGAAGAAGTTGTCCTAAGTGGGAATCGTACgccatgtttaaaaaatacgACGAAGAAATGTTATTATTGGATAAAATCAGTGCACAAAAGCTCCACCAAACAG AGTCACTCCGATCGATACATTCGTGTCCAAGATCATTATCCGAGAGAATAACAAATAAACTCGCGCTTAAAAAGAAGGACTCGCCGTCTAATTACTTTGTAGACCCATACCATGAGCTAGAGGCGGTTTATGTTGCTCAAATTTGCTTGACATGGGAGGCTCTAAGTTGGTACTACATTTATTTTCATCGAATTAGGGTTTCACGCCGTGCCTATGATCCAGGTTGTCATGGTGGCATCGCTCAACAATTTCAACAGTTTCAAGTTCTCTTGCAGAGGTACAATGAAACTGAGCCATTTGAACGTGGTCGAAGGCCTGAGATTTATGCTAGGGTTCGGATACTCATTCCCCAATTGCTTCAAGTTCCTAAATATGGAG ACACTAGCAATGATAAGGAAGGGGAAGTTACATTTGGCTCAAGAGTTTCTTCCATCTCATTCCTTGTCATAATGGAGGAGGCCATAAGAACTTTCATGAAGTTTCTAGAGGCCGACAAAGAGAGTCACAACAAAATATTATCGggttttttcaaaagaaaatctAGAGGTTCCATCGATCCAACTCGCCTTCCCCGTCtcaagaaaataaacaaatgg AAGAAGGTAAAGATAGAAGAACTTACTAGGGTTGGGAGTAATTTCTTGAGACGAAAAAAAGAGAAAGGATGCGAAGAGAAGTTAGAGGTTTTGATGGCTCACATTGATCTAAAATTGGTGTCTAGGGTTTTGAGAATggaaaaattaagtgaagatcAACTACAATGGTGTGAAGACAAGATAAGTAAAATTGAAGTCGTGGATGGAAACCTTAGGAGAGATCCTTCTCCGCTTTTTTTTCCATCTCATTAA
- the LOC124933954 gene encoding extended synaptotagmin-1-like: MTRARRKTRGIDVNKAKEFLNYLSNDKPLFPWMIVLILVGWAVERWVICFTNFLPLAIAVWATYQYGNHQAQIQAQVLERRLNQIKLHETPVTPLEHCEWLNILLNEVWLNFINRKLSLRFSSMVEKRLKHRKPPFIEKIELQEFSLGSCPPSLGLHGTRWSMSGDQRIMQMGFEWDTNDMSILLAAKLAKPLKGMAKIVINSIHIKGELVLRPILDGKGVLYSFLSSPEVRINVAFGGGGSQSLPATELPGVSSWLVKLLNDTLEKTMVEPRRRCLSLPPVDLGKKAAGGILYVKVISASKVLSSNMKASPSKRQYSLVSNGSNNSSEGYNPVEKDLSTFVEVELEQLSRRTDVRSGSSPKWDSTFNMVLHDETGILKFHLYESSPGSVKYNYLTSCEIKMKHVADDSVMYWALGSDNGVVAQHAMFCGNEIEMVVPFEGVNSVMLTVGLILKEWHFSDGSHSLSSFHPGSARSLSGSSSGLTSNTGRKISVTVIEAKNLIGNDPYVKLQYGKAFQRTRTLKHNTNPVWDKQFEFEELASGECLKVRCYNEDRFGDEQLGNARVSLEGLVEGSVRDVWIPLEKVDSGELRLRLEASKTDDVSSRGSTDANGWIELVLIEAKDLIAADLRGTSDPYVRIHHGKRKIKTKVLYKTLEPKWNEEFKFPDDGGSLVLYVKDHNALLPTSSIGECIVNYQQLPPNQPYDNWIPLQGVKTGEIHIRITRKYPQLEKRLTLDSEPCSSKAHKISDKMKQIMIKLQTLVEDDNLDEVSTSLSELESLYDMQEEYMVQLETEQKLLLNKISELGQEIFNSSPTLSKKSSSG, translated from the exons atgacTAGAGCTAGAAGAAAGACGAGGGGTATAGACGTTAACAAGGCTAAAGAGTTCTTGAATTACTTGTCGAATGATAAACCTTTGTTTCCATGGATGATTGTTTTGATTCTGGTCGGTTGGGCGGTCGAGAGATGGGTCATTTGCTTTACTAATTTCCTTCCTCTTGCAATTGCTGTCTGGGCAACCTATCAG TATGGGAATCATCAGGCTCAGATCCAAGCTCAGGTTTTAGAAAGAAGATTGAACCAAATCAAGTTACATGAAACA CCAGTTACCCCATTGGAACACTGCGAGTGGTTGAACATATTACTAAATGAAGTTTGGCTTAACTTCATTAATCGAAAGCTTTCTCTTAGATTCTCATCCATGGTTGAG AAACGCTTGAAGCATCGAAAACCTCCATTTATa GAGAAGATTGAACTGCAAGAATTCTCACTGGGTTCTTGTCCTCCTAGCTTGGGTCTTCATGGAACTCGCTGGTCAATGTCTGGAGACCAG AGAATTATGCAGATGGGTTTTGAGTGGGATACAAACGACATGAGTATTCTGCTAGCTGCCAAGTTAGCCAAGCCATTGAAGGGGATGGCAAAGATAGTTATAAACAGTATTCACATTAAGGGAGAG CTTGTTTTGAGGCCAATTCTGGATGGAAAAGGCGTCTTGTACTCTTTCTTATCATCTCCCGAGGTTAGAATCAATGTTGCATTCGGAGGTGGTGGAAGCCAATCTTTGCCCGCAACCGAACTCCCTGGTGTTTCTTCTTGGCTT GTCAAGCTTCTAAATGATACGTTAGAGAAGACAATGGTTGAACCTCGTCGTCGCTGTCTGTCTTTGCCTCCGGTTGACTTGGGAAAAAAGGCGGCGGGTGGAATTCTTTATGTGAAAGTAATTTCTGCAAGTAAAGTTTTGAGTAGTAACATGAAGGCGAGTCCTTCTAAAAGACAATATAGTTTAGTGTCGAATGGTAGTAATAATAGTTCTGAAGGTTATAACCCTGTTGAGAAAGATCTAAGTACATTTGTGGAGGTTGAACTCGAACAGTTGTCAAGGAGAACAGATGTGCGGTCAGGATCAAGTCCCAAATGGGATTCAACTTTCAATATGGTATTACATGATGAGACAGGGATTCTCAAGTTTCATCTTTATGAATCTTCTCCTGGCAGTGTCAAGTATAATTACTTAACAAGCTGTGAAATTAAG ATGAAACATGTTGCTGATGATTCGGTAATGTATTGGGCACTTGGATCCGACAATGGAGTTGTTGCTCAGCATGCTATGTTTTGTGGGAATGAAATTGAAATGGTTGTGCCCTTTGAAGGAGTGAATTCTGTAATG TTAACTGTGGGACTTATCTTAAAAGAATGGCACTTTTCGGACGGTTCGCATAGCTTGAGCAGTTTCCATCCCGGCTCTGCTCGATCACTTTCTGGATCCTCCTCCGGTTTAACATCCAACACTGGGAGGAAAATCTCTGTAACTGTCATCGAGGCAAAAAACCTTATTGGAAATGATCCCTACGTTAAACTTCAGTATGGAAAG GCTTTCCAGAGAACAAGAACCCTGAAGCACAATACAAATCCTGTGTGGGATAAACAGTTTGAGTTTGAGGAGTTAGCGAGTGGTGAGTGTCTGAAAGTAAGATGTTATAACGAAGATAGATTTGGAGACGAGCAACTCGGAAATGCTCGTGTAAGCTTGGAAGGACTTGTTGAGGGATCCGTTAGAGATGTATGGATCCCTCTTGAGAAAGTTGATTCAGGAGAACTGCGGCTTCGGTTAGAGGCCTCGAAGACTGACGATGTTTCTTCGAGG GGCTCTACGGATGCGAATGGTTGGATCGAACTTGTTCTCATAGAAGCAAAAGATCTTATTGCCGCGGATCTAAGAGGAACAAGTGATCCATATGTAAGGATTCACCATGgtaaaagaaagataaaaaccAAG GTATTGTACAAGACTCTAGAACCGAAATGGAACGAAGAGTTTAAATTCCCTGACGATGGAGGTTCTTTGGTGTTGTATGTTAAAGATCATAACGCTTTATTACCGACTTCAAGCATTGGCGAGTGCATTGTGAATTATCAGCAACTGCCTCCTAACCAGCCATATGATAATTGGATACCACTCCAAGGGGTGAAAACGGGAGAGATTCACATTCGAATCACGAGAAAGTATCCTCAACTCGAAAAGAGATTAACTCTGGATTCTGAACCATGCTCGAGTAAAGCACATAAGATATCTGATAAG aTGAAACAAATAATGATAAAACTCCAGACATTGGTTGAAGATGATAACCTCGATGAAGTTTCAACGTCTCTAAGTGAGCTAGAGAGCCTTTACGATATGCAAGAAGAGTATATGGTCCAGCTAGAAACCGAGCAGAAACTCTTGCTCAATAAGATTAGCGAACTTGGGCAGGAAATCTTTAATTCATCTCCCACCTTGAGCAAGAAATCTTCAAGCGGCTGA